The following proteins are encoded in a genomic region of Salinicoccus sp. RF5:
- a CDS encoding VTT domain-containing protein, with product MSLIILIVLGAFLLWAVFNLDLPEPEEMREIILGYGWAGFLVFLGITAAIAITPIPITVPALVAGSLYGLIIGTLLSVSGVMLGSWIGYWLARALGQRLTFQLLGSHGSLVESYLRNAGFWAMCTVRLMPGLPYWPVNYGAGALGIKQYAFISATLLASIPGQVSLVALGAFATNPSIFRGAIVIVAWIAVVALTWVSYRYWSRTKRHSNR from the coding sequence GTGTCGTTGATTATCCTGATCGTATTGGGTGCATTTTTGTTATGGGCGGTTTTCAACCTGGACCTGCCTGAACCAGAGGAGATGCGGGAGATCATCCTTGGCTATGGCTGGGCCGGCTTTTTGGTATTCCTGGGTATTACAGCAGCAATTGCCATCACCCCCATCCCCATAACGGTGCCTGCCCTGGTGGCCGGCTCACTTTATGGTCTGATCATAGGAACACTGCTCTCAGTTTCTGGAGTGATGCTCGGTTCCTGGATCGGCTACTGGCTGGCACGTGCCCTGGGTCAACGCCTCACCTTCCAGCTCCTGGGGAGCCATGGTTCCCTTGTAGAGAGTTATCTCCGCAATGCGGGATTCTGGGCAATGTGTACTGTGAGGCTTATGCCTGGCCTGCCATACTGGCCGGTGAATTATGGTGCTGGAGCTTTGGGTATAAAACAGTATGCATTCATATCCGCTACTCTTCTGGCTTCCATCCCCGGGCAGGTTTCCCTTGTGGCTTTAGGTGCCTTTGCGACCAATCCGTCGATATTCCGCGGCGCGATAGTGATTGTAGCGTGGATTGCGGTAGTGGCTCTAACCTGGGTCTCCTACCGTTATTGGAGCCGTACAAAGCGTCATAGCAATAGATGA
- the walK gene encoding cell wall metabolism sensor histidine kinase WalK, producing MKQFLKNLQSLHIKLVIIYVLLIVIGMQIIGLYFTNTLEKELTGNFQDNIETQVSLIDTRINELYTEYGDDGEQFREEIQNLLSDYGNRPEIEEVRYVNSDNVLVATSRISNESNIGSRINAPLTEEAITTGTRNEEIYVDVEQNHQRVWLLNQPVIQDNQILGAIYTASNIETVYQQLEAINNTFIIATLISLIITSILGIFIARTITKPITDMRNQALLMSEGDYTSRVKIYSSDEIGELAGSFNILSKRVQEAQANTESEKKRLDSVITHMSDGIIATDRRGRIRVVNEMALDMIGMSGKDLHGEDMLALLKLDEEMTLEDIQETNESQLLFLDHDDEETTIRVSFSTIVKDTGFINGYIAVLHDVTEQERVDNERREFVANVSHELRTPLTSMRSYIEALQEGAWKNEKLAPKFLGVTREETDRMIRLVEDLLQLSRMDNEAEELEREIVDFNQFLNRIIDRFEMTHKDDVEFVRNIPDTPIFTEIAMDKMGQVLDNVISNAIKYSSRDHKKVEFHVKQNRLYNRMTVQIKDNGLGIPASKVERIFERFYRVDKGRARKMGGTGLGLAISKEIVEAHDGRIWANSVENHGTTIFINLPCETLEEDDWDV from the coding sequence ATGAAGCAGTTTTTAAAAAACCTGCAGTCTCTTCATATAAAGCTTGTGATCATATATGTACTCCTCATCGTCATCGGAATGCAGATCATCGGTCTATATTTTACGAATACGCTTGAGAAGGAACTCACCGGAAACTTCCAGGACAACATCGAGACCCAGGTGAGCCTCATAGATACCAGAATCAATGAGCTCTACACAGAGTATGGAGATGATGGCGAACAGTTCCGTGAAGAGATACAGAATCTGCTTTCCGACTATGGAAACAGACCTGAGATCGAGGAAGTCAGATATGTGAATTCCGATAATGTACTTGTGGCCACAAGCCGTATCTCCAACGAATCGAACATCGGTTCAAGAATCAATGCACCGCTCACCGAAGAAGCTATCACCACCGGCACACGCAACGAGGAAATCTATGTCGATGTCGAGCAGAACCACCAGCGTGTCTGGCTGCTCAACCAGCCGGTCATACAGGACAATCAGATCCTCGGTGCCATATATACGGCTTCCAACATCGAAACCGTCTACCAGCAGCTGGAGGCGATCAACAATACCTTCATCATTGCCACGCTGATCTCACTGATCATCACGAGCATCCTCGGCATATTCATTGCACGGACCATCACGAAGCCCATCACGGACATGCGCAACCAGGCGCTCCTCATGTCTGAGGGGGACTATACATCGCGCGTAAAAATATACAGCAGCGATGAAATCGGCGAACTTGCAGGCTCCTTCAACATTCTCTCGAAGCGCGTCCAGGAAGCGCAGGCGAATACTGAAAGTGAGAAGAAGCGCCTGGATTCAGTCATCACCCATATGTCTGACGGCATCATCGCCACAGACCGCAGAGGACGGATCCGCGTCGTCAATGAGATGGCGCTCGATATGATCGGCATGTCCGGGAAGGATCTCCACGGAGAGGATATGCTGGCGCTTCTGAAGCTGGATGAGGAGATGACCCTTGAAGATATCCAGGAGACGAATGAAAGCCAGCTGCTGTTCCTTGATCATGATGACGAGGAGACGACAATCCGTGTGAGCTTCTCGACCATCGTAAAAGACACCGGATTCATCAATGGCTATATAGCAGTACTTCATGATGTGACCGAACAGGAACGTGTAGATAATGAGCGCAGGGAATTCGTCGCCAACGTTTCCCATGAACTCAGGACTCCGCTCACTTCGATGAGGAGCTATATCGAAGCCCTCCAGGAAGGGGCCTGGAAAAATGAAAAGCTTGCACCGAAGTTCCTGGGTGTGACACGTGAGGAGACGGACCGGATGATCCGTCTCGTCGAGGACCTGCTGCAGCTCTCCAGAATGGATAATGAAGCGGAGGAATTGGAACGTGAAATCGTCGACTTCAACCAGTTCCTGAACCGGATCATCGACCGTTTCGAGATGACGCATAAGGATGACGTGGAATTTGTACGGAACATCCCGGATACGCCGATATTTACTGAGATTGCCATGGATAAGATGGGCCAGGTGCTCGATAATGTCATCTCAAACGCCATCAAGTACTCGAGCAGGGACCATAAGAAAGTGGAGTTCCATGTGAAACAGAACCGCCTCTACAACAGGATGACGGTCCAGATCAAAGACAATGGACTCGGCATACCGGCGAGCAAGGTCGAGCGCATTTTCGAGCGTTTCTACCGCGTGGACAAGGGGCGTGCCCGCAAAATGGGCGGCACCGGCCTCGGCCTCGCCATCTCTAAGGAAATAGTGGAAGCGCATGATGGCAGGATATGGGCAAACAGCGTTGAGAACCACGGCACGACGATATTCATCAACCTGCCGTGTGAAACGCTTGAGGAGGATGATTGGGATGTATAG
- a CDS encoding MBL fold metallo-hydrolase, giving the protein MSVLASGSTGNSTYIETEKGSLLIDVGLSCKRIEESLNTLDTSLKNIDAILITHEHSDHIKGLKVISKRYGIPIYANEKTWQRIEAKDIEVHSDKKFHFNPLEEKELLGMDVQSFNVSHDAIDPQFYTFMKDNRKLSIITDTGYVSDQMKGIIKESDCLVFESNHDVDMLRMGRYPWVTKQRILSDVGHVSNEDAAHAMRDVITDRTKRIYLSHLSTDNNIKELAKMSVEQVLNQYDIDTDNHVTISDTDRAIPTKIYQI; this is encoded by the coding sequence ATGAGCGTGTTAGCCAGCGGTTCCACCGGGAACAGCACGTATATAGAAACTGAAAAAGGCAGCCTGCTCATAGATGTGGGCCTCTCCTGCAAACGTATAGAGGAGTCGCTGAACACATTGGATACTTCCCTGAAGAACATCGATGCCATCCTCATCACCCATGAGCACAGCGATCATATAAAAGGCCTCAAGGTGATCTCGAAGCGCTATGGCATCCCCATCTATGCCAATGAGAAGACATGGCAGCGTATAGAGGCCAAAGACATAGAAGTCCACAGCGACAAGAAGTTCCACTTCAATCCATTGGAGGAGAAGGAACTGCTCGGTATGGATGTACAATCCTTCAACGTCTCCCATGATGCCATCGATCCGCAATTCTATACATTCATGAAAGACAACAGGAAGCTGTCGATCATCACGGATACAGGTTATGTATCCGACCAGATGAAGGGCATCATCAAGGAAAGCGACTGTCTCGTGTTCGAAAGCAACCATGATGTCGATATGCTCAGGATGGGCAGATATCCATGGGTGACCAAGCAGAGGATACTGTCAGACGTCGGCCACGTTTCAAACGAGGATGCTGCCCATGCCATGCGTGACGTTATAACCGACCGTACAAAACGTATATATCTCAGCCATCTGAGTACAGACAACAATATAAAGGAACTGGCAAAGATGAGTGTGGAACAGGTGTTGAACCAGTATGACATCGATACGGATAACCATGTAACGATCAGTGATACTGATAGGGCCATACCAACGAAGATATATCAGATATAA
- the yycI gene encoding two-component system regulatory protein YycI produces the protein MDWKLTKSLYILVFLLINVALLMMYYNKQQEDIEEIENTPGVLEETDIDMSQLPEHQPEKLNILTGEKLDFNEVDEISDDEVEITNSGHIIHEEFDAGDDPPEMRVDALQRHKNEQVYRGGNYKYDDVMSNGTSALFNQYYGEYPIFNYEGARVIYRGDGTEAMEYEQGYITNLRENSYTSPIAVRNPRQVVSDLYGRQRISGEAVIENARLGYYIILSDDEQVLLRPKWELKITDQGVEKMIYVDAISETEDIIESE, from the coding sequence GTGGATTGGAAACTGACCAAGTCGTTATACATCCTTGTCTTCCTGCTCATCAATGTCGCCCTTCTGATGATGTACTACAATAAGCAGCAGGAGGACATCGAAGAGATTGAGAATACTCCTGGGGTGCTTGAAGAGACGGATATTGATATGAGCCAGCTTCCCGAACATCAGCCCGAAAAGCTGAATATACTCACTGGAGAAAAATTGGACTTCAATGAAGTCGACGAAATTTCTGATGATGAGGTTGAAATCACCAACAGCGGCCATATCATCCATGAGGAATTCGACGCCGGGGACGATCCACCCGAGATGAGGGTCGATGCCCTCCAAAGGCATAAGAACGAACAGGTTTACAGAGGCGGAAATTATAAGTATGATGATGTAATGAGTAACGGCACTTCTGCGCTCTTCAACCAATACTACGGTGAATACCCCATCTTCAACTACGAAGGGGCCCGTGTGATATACAGGGGGGACGGCACTGAAGCCATGGAGTATGAGCAGGGATACATCACCAATCTGCGTGAGAACAGCTATACTTCCCCGATCGCCGTCAGGAATCCAAGACAGGTGGTCTCTGATCTCTATGGACGCCAAAGGATATCCGGAGAAGCGGTGATAGAGAATGCAAGACTCGGATACTACATCATCCTGAGCGATGATGAGCAGGTGCTCTTAAGACCGAAATGGGAGCTCAAGATTACAGACCAGGGTGTCGAAAAGATGATTTATGTCGATGCCATCAGTGAAACAGAAGATATTATCGAAAGTGAGTGA
- a CDS encoding YycH family regulatory protein, which produces MYRETAKSIILFLLVISSAVLTYMVWSYQPEFSQVDTSIDSTSNIGQGEPVPFNSVMRAYQLIWVDGDNVRGTIEENAVVGVREFLDGTEIEGIDVYNNMDRLDPAVKENGDEEFLIVDYPSEMPSKSLFQVLGFTYEGTLPDYSFDRIVVDIASPQVTFYLLNEALDRVAVAQTDIDSAYLLSIVDEYETSFEAYTPIITNQQTSNNKTAIYGPDDPGEVSIETFLSTQISIDNVNSLLFMEDEASVSQNEDVYVYEGENNLATYNTETYNYVYTNLDESQTSDRNPHQTIQRSFDFLNSHIGLSQDHMLFDYDEEGSESTYRYTLNGYAVFSDEISHTITTKYGSNALFEYERPLLYINAQVPSEESKALTRLEDVRYQIALNEEIDLQKVSKITIGYDMRFSDSQTELNVVEFVPEWYVKYDGEWLRFNEGGLE; this is translated from the coding sequence ATGTATAGGGAAACAGCCAAATCCATCATCCTCTTCCTTCTTGTCATCAGCAGTGCAGTACTGACCTACATGGTGTGGAGCTACCAGCCGGAATTTTCACAGGTCGATACAAGCATCGACTCCACTTCCAATATCGGTCAGGGCGAGCCTGTGCCATTCAACAGCGTCATGCGCGCCTATCAGCTCATCTGGGTGGATGGGGACAATGTCAGGGGGACGATAGAGGAAAACGCTGTAGTAGGCGTCAGGGAGTTCCTCGACGGCACCGAAATTGAAGGCATAGATGTCTACAATAATATGGACCGTCTGGATCCAGCTGTGAAGGAGAACGGCGATGAGGAATTCCTGATCGTCGACTATCCATCGGAAATGCCCTCCAAATCCCTTTTCCAGGTGCTTGGCTTCACATATGAAGGTACCCTGCCCGACTACAGTTTCGACCGGATTGTAGTGGACATCGCCTCCCCGCAGGTGACCTTCTATCTGTTGAATGAGGCACTCGACCGGGTGGCAGTCGCCCAGACTGATATAGACAGCGCCTACCTGCTCTCCATCGTCGATGAGTACGAGACATCCTTCGAAGCCTACACACCCATCATCACCAACCAGCAGACATCGAATAACAAGACAGCGATATATGGTCCGGATGATCCGGGGGAAGTGAGCATAGAGACCTTCCTTTCCACCCAGATCAGTATAGACAACGTCAACTCACTGCTCTTCATGGAAGATGAAGCCAGCGTATCCCAAAATGAAGATGTCTATGTATATGAGGGTGAAAATAACCTCGCAACCTACAATACGGAAACCTATAATTACGTATATACGAACCTGGATGAATCACAGACATCCGATCGCAATCCCCATCAGACCATACAGCGCAGCTTCGATTTCCTCAATTCGCATATAGGACTCTCCCAGGACCATATGCTATTCGACTATGATGAAGAAGGAAGCGAGTCAACCTACCGGTACACGCTGAACGGCTATGCCGTGTTCAGTGATGAGATTTCACATACCATCACCACCAAATATGGCAGCAATGCCCTGTTCGAATACGAGCGTCCCCTGCTCTACATCAACGCGCAGGTCCCGAGTGAGGAATCGAAGGCACTCACCCGCCTTGAGGATGTACGGTATCAGATTGCCTTGAATGAGGAGATCGATCTGCAGAAGGTGTCGAAAATCACCATCGGCTACGATATGCGCTTCTCGGACTCCCAGACGGAGCTCAACGTGGTGGAATTCGTACCCGAGTGGTATGTGAAATATGATGGCGAATGGCTGCGGTTCAATGAAGGGGGGCTGGAGTAG
- a CDS encoding response regulator transcription factor, translated as MKQRILVVEDDDMIRRLIKINLEKHHYDVVEAADGEEAKQVFLNTHPCLVILDLMLPKVSGEAFFQWVRAQERNEVSVIMLSAKSRTSDKIEGLKMGADDYITKPFEPEELVAHVEAVLRRTGQFCQKIVHGGLCIKPRKGEVQLYDADIPLTKHEFNLLYFFMQHPNVIHDRETLISHLYPNAETSVMDRTVDAHIKKLREKIEEDTSNPQRIQTVRGMGYKFVTQ; from the coding sequence ATGAAACAGAGGATTCTCGTTGTCGAAGATGACGATATGATCAGAAGACTCATCAAGATCAACCTTGAAAAGCATCACTATGATGTAGTGGAGGCAGCTGACGGGGAAGAGGCAAAACAGGTTTTCCTGAATACACATCCCTGCCTTGTGATCCTCGACCTGATGCTCCCGAAAGTGAGCGGGGAAGCATTCTTCCAATGGGTGCGCGCCCAGGAGCGCAATGAAGTGTCCGTCATCATGCTTTCTGCAAAATCCCGGACCAGCGATAAGATCGAAGGTCTCAAAATGGGGGCAGACGACTATATCACCAAGCCTTTCGAACCGGAGGAACTCGTCGCCCATGTCGAAGCGGTTTTGAGACGCACCGGCCAGTTCTGTCAAAAGATTGTGCACGGTGGATTGTGCATTAAACCGCGCAAGGGGGAAGTGCAGCTCTATGATGCTGACATCCCCTTGACGAAACATGAATTCAATCTGCTGTATTTCTTCATGCAGCACCCGAATGTCATCCATGACAGGGAGACGTTGATTTCACACTTGTACCCAAATGCGGAAACTTCCGTGATGGACCGCACAGTCGACGCCCACATCAAGAAGCTGCGCGAAAAGATCGAAGAGGACACTTCCAATCCGCAGCGCATACAGACCGTGCGGGGAATGGGGTATAAATTTGTCACTCAGTAG
- the rlmH gene encoding 23S rRNA (pseudouridine(1915)-N(3))-methyltransferase RlmH encodes MKVTLISVGKLKEKYWKQAVEEYRKRISGYAKLELIEIPDEKEPNNASAKDIEIIKEKEAEKILSKIKDGQHVITLEIKGKAFTSEGLAEEYQKWMNTGRSDLVFIIGGSNGLGETVRRRSDQAISFGALTYPHQMMKVMLLEQIFRVNKIIRNESYHK; translated from the coding sequence ATGAAAGTCACATTGATTAGTGTTGGAAAATTGAAGGAAAAGTACTGGAAACAGGCAGTCGAGGAATATAGAAAGCGCATCAGCGGCTATGCAAAGCTCGAACTCATCGAGATACCGGATGAAAAGGAACCAAACAATGCAAGTGCAAAGGATATCGAAATCATCAAGGAGAAGGAAGCTGAAAAGATCCTTTCCAAAATCAAGGACGGCCAGCATGTCATCACGCTCGAAATAAAAGGCAAAGCGTTTACCAGTGAAGGACTCGCAGAAGAGTATCAGAAATGGATGAACACCGGAAGGAGCGATCTCGTATTCATAATCGGCGGGAGCAATGGCCTCGGGGAAACCGTGCGCAGGCGTTCCGACCAGGCAATCAGTTTCGGCGCCCTCACCTACCCACATCAGATGATGAAAGTCATGCTGCTTGAACAGATATTCAGGGTGAATAAGATCATCAGGAATGAGAGTTATCATAAATAA
- a CDS encoding C45 family peptidase — protein MKKFYSDVIQYRGSHYDFGFFQGEQLRESSILPNREKQWASRRNRHFLINPEAFISVISEVAPAILEEIDGLADALEMDMDEAFRLFGGYYREYIRSGCSIFTDSDFMVRNYDSHPRGYEGRYTFYDPTDEGYAVIGPSMQITGRIDGMNEKGLVMGYNFTHSKNSGDGFICNMIGRLILETCADAEEAISLLEKLPHRHSFSYILLDAEGASYVVEASPRKVAVRQSNVCTNHFHLLDEENRYRQEETRQREQTIQNEQQRAANPYEAFKVMNDPAHGVFSNKYDASAGTIHTSVYFPKELKAWYVIGPDKEPVIFDFNKWLEGENVNVRQIKGMLDYHRPFVNMG, from the coding sequence ATGAAGAAATTCTACAGTGATGTCATTCAATATAGAGGGAGCCATTATGACTTCGGCTTCTTCCAAGGCGAACAGCTTAGAGAGTCGTCGATTCTGCCCAATCGTGAAAAGCAGTGGGCATCCCGGAGAAACCGTCATTTCCTGATCAACCCAGAGGCATTCATATCAGTCATCTCAGAAGTTGCGCCAGCCATACTGGAAGAAATAGATGGCCTTGCCGATGCACTGGAAATGGATATGGATGAGGCCTTCCGTCTGTTCGGCGGCTATTATCGGGAATACATCCGCAGCGGCTGTTCAATCTTCACCGATTCCGACTTCATGGTCCGAAACTACGACAGCCATCCACGTGGATACGAAGGGCGGTATACATTTTATGATCCGACCGATGAAGGCTATGCCGTAATTGGACCGTCCATGCAGATAACCGGACGGATAGACGGTATGAATGAAAAGGGTCTCGTGATGGGATACAACTTCACCCATAGTAAGAATTCCGGCGATGGTTTCATATGCAATATGATCGGCCGGCTCATACTGGAAACATGCGCAGACGCTGAGGAGGCCATTTCCCTATTGGAAAAGCTCCCGCATAGGCATTCCTTCAGCTATATCCTTCTCGATGCTGAAGGGGCGTCCTACGTTGTTGAAGCCTCTCCAAGGAAAGTCGCCGTCAGGCAATCCAATGTATGTACGAACCATTTCCATCTGCTCGATGAGGAGAACCGATACCGCCAGGAAGAAACACGCCAGCGGGAGCAGACCATCCAAAATGAGCAGCAGCGTGCCGCCAATCCCTATGAAGCCTTCAAAGTTATGAACGATCCGGCACATGGGGTATTCTCCAACAAATATGATGCTTCAGCAGGAACGATACACACTTCCGTCTATTTTCCAAAGGAGCTGAAAGCATGGTATGTGATAGGTCCCGATAAGGAACCGGTCATCTTTGACTTCAACAAATGGCTAGAAGGGGAGAACGTCAACGTCAGGCAGATCAAAGGGATGCTCGACTACCACCGGCCGTTCGTCAATATGGGGTAG
- a CDS encoding cell wall metabolism sensor histidine kinase WalK, whose amino-acid sequence MSLSSILKKIIPQDFLWRLSTLNIIVITSAILLSGLAIYNTACALVGSMGDLNDMQQARFNSVLFNYLLIFISTTIFAGSLLQYYVTKKLVNPVQRLIESTKQMKRGEYPEPVSLTARGEIGELAEHFNGLVEQLKSNDADRNKLVSDLSHELRTPLTNLNGYLKALRDGVMDGDAELYDALLNESRRITEMTEQMELLKEWGEITSNHYADHEVRNIAELMEQCTNMFRLQVERRNISLITEAEDCTFRLNADGVQQVMTNLIDNALNHHQGSSPIKVRGRIQETVYHVSVSSPGPHIPEEEKERIFERLYRLDTSRSRQTGGSGLGLAIVKEIIDKYNGRVGVHSEKGINTFWFTLPIE is encoded by the coding sequence TTGTCACTCAGTAGCATCCTCAAGAAAATCATACCGCAGGATTTTCTGTGGAGACTGTCCACGCTGAACATCATTGTAATCACTTCGGCGATACTGCTGAGCGGGCTGGCCATCTATAATACAGCCTGTGCCCTGGTCGGCTCGATGGGAGACCTGAATGACATGCAGCAGGCACGGTTCAACTCCGTCCTCTTCAACTACCTGCTCATCTTTATTTCAACAACAATCTTTGCCGGCAGCCTTCTCCAGTACTATGTCACGAAGAAACTGGTCAATCCTGTCCAAAGGCTCATTGAATCCACCAAGCAGATGAAGAGGGGAGAATATCCGGAACCCGTATCCCTCACTGCCAGAGGGGAGATAGGAGAGCTTGCGGAACATTTCAACGGCCTAGTCGAGCAGCTTAAATCAAATGATGCAGACCGCAATAAACTGGTCTCTGATCTATCCCATGAACTCCGGACGCCGCTGACAAACCTGAACGGCTATCTGAAGGCGCTCAGGGACGGCGTGATGGACGGCGATGCCGAATTGTACGATGCCCTGCTCAATGAATCAAGAAGGATAACCGAGATGACTGAGCAGATGGAATTATTGAAGGAATGGGGCGAAATCACTTCAAACCATTACGCCGATCATGAAGTCAGAAACATTGCCGAACTGATGGAGCAATGTACCAACATGTTCCGACTGCAGGTGGAGCGGAGAAACATCTCATTGATAACAGAAGCTGAGGACTGCACATTCAGGCTCAACGCTGATGGTGTGCAGCAGGTGATGACCAACTTGATCGACAACGCATTGAACCATCATCAAGGCAGCTCACCAATAAAAGTGAGGGGCCGAATACAGGAAACCGTCTATCACGTATCAGTCAGCAGTCCTGGACCCCACATCCCCGAGGAAGAAAAAGAACGCATATTTGAACGCCTGTACCGTCTTGATACTTCCAGGAGCCGCCAGACGGGCGGCAGCGGCCTTGGCCTCGCAATCGTCAAAGAGATCATCGACAAATACAATGGCCGGGTCGGAGTCCATTCAGAAAAGGGCATCAATACTTTCTGGTTTACACTGCCTATAGAATAG